The Apostichopus japonicus isolate 1M-3 chromosome 12, ASM3797524v1, whole genome shotgun sequence sequence tatgaaatgtaaatattagCATTGCCTTGCATGTATACTTTATTAAATATCCTGAatgtgcctcagaatgcaacattttaCATCTATTTCTCTTTGTCATTTGAGGAGGATCAGACTCCCATACATTGTCGGCTGCAAGGAACCCACGACTACAACCCCTCATTATAATAGTAGTAGTGGCCAGCAAAAAAAACTTGCAGTGAAACGGAATCATAACTTTGGCCTACTCGTTAATTAATCTTCATTTGAACAAATCAGTACAAGAGAGTGTCCTAATTTAATTAATTGCAACTTAACTTGAGTTATAGTGAAACATTGATTTATTTAAATTGATGTAAACACGTGAAAAGTTTGCTTTAATGTAATGATTGATGCATGCATTTACAGGGACTCATGAACTAAATGTATACTCATTTTGTGTGTTAATTCAAACCAAAGTAGCTTGATCATTCCGATGTAGAAGAAGAAAACGTTAAAATATACAATTTACTTACTTCGCTTTTGTGGCTCGCTTCTTCCCCGATGATGATTCtgataaacaaaattaaattaaatgattttttctAGAAGACTATATTTAGTTGGTGTAAGTATTTACCTTGTACGCACGATAGCAACAACGCATAATGTCAAGATGACAAGACGTTTCGGCTAAATTAGTTCCAAATTACAGATTTACCCAGCTGCTGACACTCGTTTTTATGTAATCAAATTCTTACTAGCTTTGAAGAAACGTGAGAGAACGTGGCAATCAAGCAATATATAATTGGTTATACGCAGTTATTCTAGAGAATATTAATACCCATTTTGGGGGATGTATTTGTACTGACTTTAAGAGAATATAGGTCACAGCCTGATAATTTCTTGTAATATTGGAGCTAATATTTGGACTGAAAGGGGAACGAATCCTTCCTGATACCCTCTTGTGCCTCCCCTGCCTCCCCtgcctcccctccctccctccctcccctccctctctcccctccctccccaacaTAAGCATGAAACGGATATGATGCCTTACCTTTTTCTTGCCCACCCATTCCTGGTATCTTTTTCAATACACTGCTCCCGGTTTTCATGATGGGCTCTCGAGCTACCCCTGCAACAACTCCAACAGAGACCACACCGCCTGCAGCTACCGCAGCTTTTCCTCCTCCGCCTGTTGGAGGCAAAAAAAGAACAAGCTAGCAGGTAAGAAATACTCAATAAAAATTAACTTATACAATCGCTGTAGAATATGTTTATAAGACATTGAAACCTGGTATCGCGTCACAAACCACAACCGAGTCCCACGCCCAGGCACCCAGGCACCCAAACACATTGTTTTCAGAACTACAAAGGGACGtgaatatcatataaaataaagaGGGAAGTTTATAAGTCCACCGGATGTTTTCATGTCAATCTTCTCCAACCCCACCCTACCTTTACCTAATTGGATGGGTATAGCAGCTTGGTTAGAAACCTTTCACTAAATCACAACCCCTGTCCACCGTTCAAAAATTTCCATTTGTTTTACAAGACTTCTGTCTCGAGATATCGCTTTGATTAGCCACTTGACAGGTAATATGACTGTCATTAGTAAACCACATACCAAAGAGGACTGTTGACATAGATTGGCGCTCAATTCAATTGGCGGGACACAGTGAAGTTGTATGTCTGGGCAATCCACGTACCACGAAAGATATGAATGCGTACATCTAGTCCGGTTATCAAAATGGacatattacataatatgggaAACACAAGGTCTTAACGTTCTACATGTTATCAATATGTTATGTATGTTGAATACCTTATTGCTAGTACCAGTTATATGCAAACTGCACAGcatatacacatttcattatattccGATAACCTCGTTATAGCTTACGGCTCCTCGTGTCGTAAACATAGAGTGTTTCGATGCCGTATCGCGGGCTCCAACAATTATTCTAACTGGCTAACCATTGTCCACCTCTACATTACGAGATAAATATTAGTTGCGACACCGAAAAGCGaaaaaaactataaatattaacaatttaaatTGAATTATAGAGAAAAGTTGTGTACTTAGTCCTTCTTGAGCTGCCGGGACAAGGTCCTCCTCTGCAACTGTGATGCTAGCAGTTCCTTTACCAGGTAAGGACATTCCAGAGGCAATGCAGTAGTAAACTGAAGAGTCGTTATGTTCGACCTCTAACGTGGAAAAGGTATTAAACAGTCCATCTGTAATGTTGTACACGGTCTCCTTACTGTCCAGTTCAGCCGTTCCATTTGACCACGTCAGATGTACTGGTGGACGACTGCCCTCAACTTCACAAGTTAGCAACAAGTTATAACCGTTGGGGAAGATATAGGTACAGTCGACAACATCCTCGTCGCAATGGGTTATACGGGGGTAAGGCTTTAATGGTTCAActgaaaaatatgataaatataaaaaataactcAATTTAAAGCATAATCCATAGAACGTACTTCAGTAGCAAAATCTGGGATTATAATATGAATGATGCATTTAAAAGATTATTTATTGCTATGAGTGGCTCTAATGTAAACATATCATTATGCACTATCATATATGATCTATCCCGATATTCATGAACATTCAGGGAACGCCCACTTTAAAGAGCTATAAATGAAAAATTGCATAAACAAAGTGAAGTTTAACGCTATAACAGAGGTAGCTCACGTTTACATAACTGAACTATTCTTATAGATTTTATAGATTAAAGCTAAGTGTCCTATGTTATAAATGGAGTGGAAAATCCCTACTAggaatgctaatgtaaacatatTATCAAGAATACTCAATTAATGAAGCAAATACGACATTCGTCATTCACTCACCTatggtggcagcggtgggaagaatgatgtcatcaaagtcTGGCCAATCGCGCTCCGTGAAGTTAATTGCTGCTATTGCTGTGCGTTCATTTGGAATAGATTCTCCCACGGCCTCACATCTGAATACTGAATGtgttgaaaatttaattttcagtctGGATACGGTATCGTAAGTTCCTTGGACAGTTTCTTTAGCTTCCGTCTTGATGTCGTCTATGACGTCAGTTCCGTTATACCAGACAAGGTCTACAGCTGGTAAACTTCCGGACACCTCGCATCTCAACCATAAAGGATAGCCAACCGGGAAGGGAAAAGTGCAATTTTGGTCATCTCCGCAGAAGTTTATCATAGGGTAGGGCATTTCGGGTTCAACTGTTAAGAAAGATGTAGCAAATTTAGGTTTAGCAAATTATCGTTCACATTTCACGAATTTCGTTAAAATGTTATCCTTATAGTTATGTACGTTACCTCAAAAACAATTTTCATATCGATACATGTGCATCTAAAGAGATATCTTTGTACGAAAAGCACGttataacatataaaatagGATTAAAATTACTAACTTCAAGAATTAGGCTATCACGATGGCTGATGGAACTAAAGAGCATTTCAGAAATACAATTTTCTTAGAGACTAAAGACACTAatataattacaacaacaaaaataattaaGAAACGAATTAAGATGAAAAGACATATATTTCTTACTCAGAATCGATAATTTGTTCTCCGTGTACTCTTTTCCGGATGATGCAGAACAATAGTAGCGATCCTGATCAGACAATTCAACATTTCTTAGGATCAAATCCCTCCTAGTGAGGGCGCACTTGTCAGATAAGATACAATCCCCGTCTTCTACGCCCCCAAGTATATAAACGAGTAAATTGACTTCACTGTCTTCCACGTTTGCTCCTCTCGTCCATTGTACATCTGTCTGTGATTCATCCAATTCACACGGTATTGTGACGTCATCTCCTAGGTGAGCGTAGACGGTGGGGACCTCCCCAGACGACACTGATATTTAAGATGGGGAAAAAAGATAATATATCGTTTATCATAATATTTCATAACAGTAGAAACAGTTCTCGTGAGCTCAGCGCAAAACCGCCTAGGTCTAAAAATGCTGGAAATAGCGTGAACACTTGGGAAACAGATGGGTTAGTTTATAGCAGCGATTGCGTCACGATTATTACAATTTTAAGATATCAAATCCTCTTTGTCTTAGGCTCGTGATTTCATGAATCAACGAATACGTAAGGGTGATCAACACCCATTTGATGGACCCACATTTTGCAAAGAGAATGAATGACAGTGCTGATCTCCGCGAAGAACTGTTGGTATGTCTTCGTTTACACACAGGGGTAATTCACTCCAAACTacacagt is a genomic window containing:
- the LOC139978020 gene encoding uncharacterized protein isoform X2, which gives rise to MGSANLLCFWLLCVILYTALTFVSSGEVPTVYAHLGDDVTIPCELDESQTDVQWTRGANVEDSEVNLLVYILGGVEDGDCILSDKCALTRRDLILRNVELSDQDRYYCSASSGKEYTENKLSILIEPEMPYPMINFCGDDQNCTFPFPVGYPLWLRCEVSGSLPAVDLVWYNGTDVIDDIKTEAKETVQGTYDTVSRLKIKFSTHSVFRCEAVGESIPNERTAIAAINFTERDWPDFDDIILPTAATIVEPLKPYPRITHCDEDVVDCTYIFPNGYNLLLTCEVEGSRPPVHLTWSNGTAELDSKETVYNITDGLFNTFSTLEVEHNDSSVYYCIASGMSLPGKGTASITVAEEDLVPAAQEGLSGGGKAAVAAGGVVSVGVVAGVAREPIMKTGSSVLKKIPGMGGQEKESSSGKKRATKAKKRRKKEDVEADLGEDEELIDEDETEMKDMHGSQVHDEDEIRTQSRGKSKKTKHKTKCQIHQEVEDEEDSVENANMQMKGIQPSDAIDSNEEVEGEEKEDENDQEDEDEDESKEDEEDIEESTQSSKKEGKRESSFFSTGFSSLLEGPKHGFDSLKATIMEKVEGVTSSGKDVIGKYVPTSADELMEDLQETISEKTQQLQDTVTEKTNELQSELEDKAKGLHTSIEDKAKELHTSVEDKAKGLQTSIEDKAKGLQTSVEDKAKGLQTSIEDKAKELQTSVEDTTKGLQTSIEDKAKRFQTSVEDKTKGLQTSVEDKAKGLHISVEDKAKGLHISVEDKAKGFQTSVKDKAKGLQTSVED